A region of Mammaliicoccus sp. Dog046 DNA encodes the following proteins:
- a CDS encoding glucose-6-phosphate isomerase: MTHIQFDYKKALTFFGEHELDQSRDLVKNIHHVIHEKTGAGSDFLGWVDLPVDYDKEEFDRILAASKRIKEQSEVLLVIGIGGSYLGARAAVEMLNSTFANYEKGDHPQIIFVGHHLSSSYVHDLINYIDGKDFSINVISKSGTTTEPAVAFRIFKKILEEKYGKEEAKNRIFATTDKEKGALKDLATGEGYETFVVPDDVGGRYSVLTAVGLLPIAASGIDIQEMMNGAAAAREDLSSSELEENIAYQYAAIRNILYAKGYSTEMLINYEPALQYFSEWWKQLFGESEGKDFKGIYPSSANFTSDLHSLGQYVQEGRRFLFETVVKVESPKHDITIEEDKDDLDGLNFLAGETVDFVNTKAFQGTLLAHTDGGVPNLVVKVPQLDAYTFGYVVYFFELACAMSGYLLGVNPFNQPGVEAYKQNMFALLGKPGFEDLKKELEERL, encoded by the coding sequence ATGACACATATTCAATTTGATTATAAAAAGGCATTAACGTTTTTTGGTGAACATGAATTAGACCAATCTCGTGATTTAGTAAAAAATATACATCATGTTATACATGAAAAGACAGGTGCAGGTAGTGACTTTTTAGGATGGGTTGATTTACCTGTTGATTACGATAAAGAAGAATTCGATCGTATCTTAGCTGCATCTAAACGTATTAAAGAACAATCAGAAGTATTACTAGTAATCGGTATCGGTGGTTCATACTTAGGTGCAAGAGCGGCAGTAGAAATGCTAAACTCAACATTTGCGAATTATGAAAAAGGTGATCATCCACAAATTATCTTCGTAGGACATCATTTATCATCATCATATGTTCACGATTTAATCAATTATATAGATGGAAAAGACTTCTCTATTAATGTTATTTCTAAATCTGGTACAACTACAGAACCAGCAGTAGCGTTTAGAATATTCAAGAAAATATTAGAAGAAAAATACGGTAAAGAAGAAGCTAAAAATCGTATCTTCGCTACAACTGATAAAGAAAAAGGTGCATTAAAAGACTTAGCAACAGGTGAAGGTTATGAAACATTTGTTGTACCTGACGATGTAGGCGGAAGATATTCAGTATTAACTGCAGTAGGATTATTACCAATTGCTGCAAGTGGTATTGATATTCAAGAAATGATGAATGGGGCAGCTGCTGCACGTGAAGATTTATCATCATCAGAATTAGAAGAGAATATTGCATATCAATATGCAGCTATTCGAAACATTCTTTATGCAAAAGGTTATTCAACAGAAATGCTGATTAATTATGAACCAGCATTACAATACTTCAGTGAATGGTGGAAACAATTATTCGGTGAATCTGAAGGTAAAGATTTCAAAGGAATTTACCCTTCAAGTGCCAACTTCACATCTGATTTACATTCATTAGGTCAATATGTTCAAGAAGGACGCCGTTTCCTATTTGAAACAGTTGTTAAAGTTGAATCACCTAAACACGATATTACAATAGAAGAAGATAAAGATGATTTAGATGGATTGAATTTCTTAGCTGGCGAAACAGTTGATTTTGTTAATACGAAAGCATTCCAAGGAACATTATTAGCACATACTGATGGTGGAGTACCAAACTTAGTTGTTAAAGTACCTCAGTTAGATGCATATACATTCGGTTATGTTGTATACTTCTTCGAATTAGCATGTGCAATGAGCGGATATTTATTAGGCGTAAATCCATTTAACCAACCAGGCGTAGAAGCATATAAACAAAATATGTTCGCGCTACTTGGTAAACCAGGATTTGAAGATCTTAAAAAAGAATTAGAAGAAAGACTATAA
- the lepB gene encoding signal peptidase I, with translation MRKILEWFLAIIFALVILFVVRTFLFISYVVDGHSMEPTFHNGDRLIVNKLVKNIGQIDNGDVIVFHANKNQDYIKRVIGLPGDTVEMKDSKLYINGTLVKEKYLKDKEITDDFSTRTIQGSKSDVIPKDEYLVLGDNRNNSRDSREIGFVLEKEIVGKVNLRYYPFNQIDVKFDK, from the coding sequence ATGAGAAAAATACTCGAATGGTTTTTGGCTATTATTTTTGCGCTAGTAATATTGTTTGTCGTGAGAACATTTTTATTCATTAGCTATGTTGTTGATGGTCATTCAATGGAACCGACATTTCATAACGGTGATCGTTTGATTGTAAACAAATTAGTGAAAAATATTGGACAAATTGATAATGGTGATGTTATTGTTTTTCATGCTAATAAAAACCAAGACTATATTAAAAGAGTTATCGGTTTGCCAGGCGACACGGTTGAAATGAAAGACAGCAAATTGTATATTAATGGTACACTTGTGAAAGAAAAGTATTTAAAAGACAAAGAAATAACTGATGATTTCAGTACAAGAACCATTCAAGGCTCTAAGAGTGACGTTATACCTAAAGACGAATATTTAGTTTTAGGTGATAACCGTAACAATAGTAGAGATTCAAGAGAAATTGGATTTGTTCTTGAAAAAGAAATAGTTGGTAAAGTGAATTTGAGATATTATCCATTTAACCAAATAGATGTAAAATTCGATAAATAA
- the addB gene encoding helicase-exonuclease AddAB subunit AddB — protein MQLNVWTGRSGTGKTSQMIQHMTEEMIGDPLGNPIIFLTPTQNTFQYEQAFVRNPKLKGSIRTSVFGFERLSWRVLSEEGGLIEQQISDEALEMLTYHLLHTHKQQLNLYQSTIQHYGFSHKMMNEIKDFKKYNVQPDDILAYLDQSTTIPVRMKDKLNDIEMIYRALENQLEGRFVQAEDILYKLIEKAPSSSFIKDADIYIDGFHNFSTLEYRVIEALVKNSKSVTVGLTTDGSKDPFSLFRKTSETLSHLEDIAHNLNISIQKTHFKETKRFDDNQDLKHIESQFDALIPNKKNHEHLSIVEASNMREEVQYVAREILRRSREYDISYKDIAILYRDPSYEQLIETVLPHFDIAYNHDAKKKMAYHPFIECLRSMLEVIQSGWKFESMMRMLKTGILTSHIPNADYLIDILENYAFERGISGRRWTNPDYFTIESFEKLGKKTLKKEASSITEEDQKTIQSVIQLKDFVVNKVERLAQALSECDTVEQFTMNLYDIIEQFELPTHLMTLRDELEIKHQFEEAEQIDQVWQGTIRIFDDIVEVLGNTSLSLNEYIEILDRGMDELEFSMIPQTLDEVTVGNMDLAKVDNKEIVFLLGMNDGVLPKASNQMLLLTDDEKKELAESSGLELSPTSDILQMDEAFVCYIAMTRAKRDVVFTYSLMSDSGEVREKSPFIETIESLFTDLKVQSLKENIETNPIQLIEHEHQSQMHIFEQLNDWLNDEIVNDIWLDAFHASQSLHHLDHTMQFLASALTYKNDTVQLNNDVSEQLYGDKINASVSRFETYNQCPFKHYVSHGLRLNERSKYQIQSVDIGNIFHQTLKYISDEVNGDFSKLSTQNMMRLINEAIDESLPKIQFDLLNRTAHYRYLKLRIQNILKSTLEAMKYQTGHSKFKAYQFELNFGSTANHQLKTTPLETKRHVPINIRGQIDRLDVYKAKEQDYVSIIDYKSSETSLDLTKVLYGMQMQMFTYLDVVLQNKEILKLQPQVSPGALLYFHVHEPEIKAKRWGDIPAVEEIQKQTIEKFKMDGYVNKNPEVVEALDYKLEEQLKSDMIPVTRKKNGELYSYSKALDEELFYKLIDKNRENFVETATQIMDGHTEVAPMKYQKRLPCQFCEYKSVCHIDPITDTEQYREIDHTLSKDELISLLREEEDE, from the coding sequence ATGCAACTTAATGTATGGACTGGTCGAAGTGGCACAGGGAAAACGAGCCAAATGATTCAACACATGACTGAAGAAATGATTGGAGATCCATTAGGAAATCCGATTATATTTTTAACGCCGACACAAAATACTTTTCAATATGAACAAGCTTTCGTTCGCAATCCAAAGTTGAAAGGGAGTATTCGTACATCTGTATTCGGTTTTGAGAGATTGAGTTGGAGAGTATTAAGTGAAGAAGGTGGATTAATAGAGCAACAAATTTCTGATGAAGCTTTAGAAATGTTGACTTACCATTTATTACATACACATAAACAACAATTAAATTTATATCAATCAACGATTCAACATTATGGCTTCAGCCATAAAATGATGAATGAAATTAAAGACTTTAAAAAATATAACGTTCAACCTGATGATATTTTAGCGTATTTAGATCAAAGTACGACGATTCCTGTCAGAATGAAAGATAAATTGAATGATATTGAAATGATTTATCGTGCATTGGAAAATCAACTTGAAGGAAGATTTGTACAAGCTGAAGATATTCTATATAAATTAATCGAGAAGGCACCATCTTCATCATTTATAAAAGATGCGGATATTTATATTGATGGATTCCATAACTTTTCAACATTAGAATATCGTGTTATCGAAGCATTAGTGAAAAATAGTAAATCAGTGACGGTTGGATTAACGACAGATGGAAGTAAGGATCCATTTAGTTTGTTTAGAAAGACATCAGAGACATTGAGTCACTTGGAAGATATCGCGCATAACTTAAATATTTCAATTCAAAAGACGCATTTTAAAGAAACGAAACGATTCGATGATAATCAAGATTTGAAGCATATAGAAAGTCAATTTGATGCACTCATCCCAAATAAAAAAAATCATGAACATTTATCGATTGTAGAAGCATCTAATATGCGAGAAGAAGTTCAATATGTTGCGAGAGAAATTTTAAGACGATCAAGAGAATATGATATTTCTTATAAAGACATCGCAATATTATATAGAGATCCAAGTTATGAACAATTGATAGAAACAGTGTTACCGCATTTTGATATTGCTTATAACCATGATGCTAAAAAGAAAATGGCATACCATCCATTTATCGAATGTTTAAGATCAATGTTAGAAGTAATTCAATCAGGATGGAAATTTGAATCAATGATGAGAATGTTGAAAACGGGAATATTGACGAGCCATATTCCAAATGCAGATTACTTAATTGATATTCTAGAAAATTATGCATTTGAACGGGGAATATCTGGTCGTAGATGGACAAATCCAGATTACTTCACAATTGAATCATTTGAAAAATTAGGCAAAAAAACACTCAAAAAAGAAGCGTCATCTATAACTGAAGAAGACCAAAAAACAATACAAAGTGTCATTCAATTAAAAGATTTTGTCGTTAACAAAGTGGAAAGATTAGCACAAGCATTATCAGAATGCGATACGGTTGAACAATTTACGATGAATTTATATGACATCATTGAACAATTTGAATTACCAACACATTTAATGACATTAAGAGATGAACTAGAAATTAAACATCAATTTGAAGAAGCTGAACAAATTGACCAAGTGTGGCAAGGTACGATTCGTATATTCGATGATATTGTAGAAGTGTTAGGTAACACATCATTATCTTTAAATGAATATATTGAAATACTGGATAGAGGTATGGATGAATTAGAATTCTCAATGATTCCTCAAACGCTTGATGAAGTTACAGTAGGGAATATGGATTTAGCAAAAGTAGACAACAAAGAAATTGTATTTCTATTAGGTATGAATGATGGCGTATTACCTAAAGCATCCAATCAAATGTTGTTACTTACTGACGACGAGAAAAAAGAATTGGCAGAATCAAGCGGTTTAGAATTGAGTCCAACGAGTGATATTTTACAAATGGATGAAGCGTTTGTATGTTACATCGCAATGACGAGAGCGAAACGGGATGTTGTGTTTACATATAGCTTGATGTCAGATAGTGGAGAAGTAAGAGAGAAAAGTCCATTTATCGAAACAATAGAGTCATTGTTTACAGATTTAAAAGTACAGTCATTAAAAGAAAATATTGAAACAAATCCAATCCAACTGATTGAACATGAACATCAAAGTCAAATGCATATCTTTGAACAACTTAACGATTGGTTAAATGATGAAATTGTAAATGATATTTGGTTAGATGCTTTTCATGCTTCGCAATCACTGCATCATTTAGATCATACTATGCAATTTTTAGCGTCAGCATTGACTTATAAGAATGACACCGTTCAGTTAAATAATGATGTTTCTGAACAATTATATGGTGATAAAATTAATGCAAGTGTTTCAAGGTTTGAAACATATAATCAATGTCCATTTAAACATTATGTTTCACACGGATTGAGATTAAATGAACGGTCGAAATATCAAATTCAAAGTGTTGATATCGGTAATATATTCCATCAAACGTTGAAGTATATTTCTGATGAAGTCAATGGTGACTTTAGTAAATTATCAACTCAAAACATGATGCGTTTAATTAATGAAGCGATTGATGAAAGTTTACCTAAAATCCAATTTGATTTATTAAATCGAACAGCACATTACAGATACTTAAAATTAAGAATACAAAATATACTTAAATCAACATTAGAGGCAATGAAATATCAAACGGGCCATTCGAAATTTAAAGCGTATCAATTTGAACTCAACTTTGGATCTACAGCGAACCATCAATTGAAAACAACACCACTAGAGACAAAACGTCATGTGCCAATCAATATTCGCGGACAAATTGACCGTTTAGATGTATATAAAGCTAAAGAACAAGATTATGTTTCAATCATTGACTATAAATCTTCTGAAACAAGTTTAGATTTAACTAAAGTATTATATGGCATGCAAATGCAAATGTTTACTTACTTAGATGTTGTATTGCAAAATAAAGAAATTTTAAAATTACAACCTCAAGTTTCACCAGGTGCATTGTTATACTTCCATGTGCATGAACCAGAAATTAAAGCAAAACGATGGGGCGATATACCAGCAGTTGAAGAAATTCAAAAGCAAACAATAGAGAAATTCAAAATGGATGGATACGTAAATAAAAATCCTGAAGTAGTAGAAGCGCTGGACTATAAATTGGAAGAGCAACTCAAATCAGATATGATTCCAGTTACTAGAAAGAAAAATGGTGAATTATATAGTTATAGTAAAGCATTGGATGAAGAATTATTCTATAAATTAATTGATAAGAATAGAGAGAACTTTGTTGAAACGGCCACTCAAATTATGGACGGGCATACTGAAGTTGCACCTATGAAATATCAGAAGCGGTTACCTTGTCAATTTTGTGAATATAAATCAGTATGCCACATTGATCCTATAACGGATACTGAGCAATATAGAGAAATTGATCATACATTGAGTAAAGATGAGTTAATCAGTCTTTTAAGAGAGGAGGAAGATGAATGA
- a CDS encoding nuclease-related domain-containing protein: MKLQKPQIFNYIEALQGKIEHLPKEMEETYAVMKLGYDVESEFARLLHETTDCWWIHDLQIKNQNKIQFDFIVINDETIIQFEIKNFSGDYFYEKQKLYRSTGFVSKDLINQFEVANDGLVRMIDKLKIDREVKSYIVFINPTFTLHGDLRKRVNILLRSELYKLDNILGTNFKYGENQMIYEMLKSLNQPFLSQFDNYKLVDFDQVNTGIKCIKCKKLIEPNMFFDQKKYVKCNKCGDKIGRNHLIIQALKELYILKGKPISVKDSVEWTGISKAALKRILYSHFSRVGQNKASKYIYIERENEY; the protein is encoded by the coding sequence ATGAAATTGCAAAAACCACAAATATTCAATTATATTGAAGCACTGCAGGGAAAAATTGAACACTTACCAAAGGAGATGGAAGAAACTTATGCAGTAATGAAACTAGGTTATGATGTTGAATCTGAATTTGCACGATTATTGCATGAAACCACAGATTGTTGGTGGATTCATGATTTACAAATCAAAAATCAAAATAAAATTCAATTTGATTTTATAGTGATAAATGATGAAACTATCATTCAATTTGAAATTAAAAATTTTTCCGGGGACTACTTTTATGAGAAACAAAAATTATATAGAAGTACTGGATTTGTATCGAAAGATTTAATAAATCAATTTGAAGTGGCCAATGATGGATTGGTAAGGATGATAGATAAACTTAAAATAGATAGAGAAGTGAAAAGTTACATAGTATTTATAAATCCAACATTTACTTTACATGGTGATTTAAGAAAAAGAGTGAATATTTTATTAAGAAGTGAATTGTATAAATTGGACAATATACTCGGTACAAATTTTAAGTATGGTGAAAACCAAATGATATATGAAATGTTAAAATCATTGAATCAGCCGTTCTTGTCTCAATTTGATAATTATAAGTTAGTAGATTTCGATCAAGTTAACACCGGTATTAAATGTATTAAGTGTAAAAAATTAATAGAACCTAATATGTTTTTTGACCAAAAGAAATATGTGAAATGTAATAAATGCGGTGATAAGATAGGTAGGAACCATTTAATTATACAAGCACTAAAAGAGCTATATATATTGAAAGGTAAACCAATTTCAGTTAAAGATTCAGTGGAATGGACAGGGATTTCAAAAGCAGCACTTAAGCGTATCTTATATAGTCACTTCTCAAGAGTAGGACAAAATAAAGCTAGTAAATATATATACATTGAACGCGAAAACGAATATTAA
- a CDS encoding TVP38/TMEM64 family protein, translated as MVFQDILNWFSEENITHLIETFRSFGIFIAFLLPFIEAFIPFLPIILFVIVNVNAYGLLLGFIITWAGTVTGSYLVFLIFRLISKKPFMVKVVEQPKVVRFIHWIDSHGFGPLFILLCFPFTPGALVNMVSAFSHISKQVYLIALILSKAIMIFTLSYIGSDINSFFASPKKSIIVLVIIFILWLVGKGLEKYFDNRLKNRSS; from the coding sequence ATGGTATTTCAAGATATTTTAAACTGGTTTAGTGAGGAGAATATTACTCACTTAATTGAAACGTTTAGATCGTTTGGTATATTTATAGCATTCTTGCTTCCATTTATAGAAGCATTTATTCCATTTCTTCCAATTATTCTATTTGTGATTGTTAATGTGAATGCTTATGGATTGTTATTAGGCTTTATCATTACATGGGCAGGTACTGTGACTGGGAGTTATCTCGTCTTTTTAATTTTTAGATTGATTTCTAAAAAGCCGTTTATGGTTAAAGTCGTCGAGCAACCAAAAGTCGTCAGATTTATACATTGGATAGATAGTCATGGATTTGGACCATTATTTATTTTATTATGTTTTCCGTTTACACCAGGCGCCTTAGTTAATATGGTAAGTGCATTCTCGCATATTAGTAAACAAGTATATTTAATTGCATTAATTTTATCAAAAGCAATTATGATATTTACATTGAGTTACATTGGGTCTGATATAAATTCCTTTTTTGCCAGTCCTAAAAAGAGTATAATAGTTCTCGTGATTATATTTATACTATGGTTAGTTGGAAAAGGCCTAGAAAAATATTTTGATAATCGCTTAAAAAATAGGAGTTCATAA
- a CDS encoding argininosuccinate synthase gives MSNKVVLAYSGGLDTSVAVKWLIEKGYTIVACCLDVGEGKDLDLVQQKALDMGAEQSYVIDATKEFSEDFVGYAIKGNTMYEGSYPLVSALSRPLISKKLVEIALKEDAIAIAHGCTGKGNDQVRFEVAIKSLAPHIKVLAPVREWSWSREEEIDYAKKHNIPIPINLDSPYSIDQNLWGRSNECGILEDPFATPPEDAYDLTNALENTPDTAEELELEFENGLPVSINNQAYDLDQLILHLNEVAGLHGIGRIDHVENRLVGIKSREVYETPGAKVIMEAHKALETITLTKDVAHFKPIIEKQLAEQIYNGLWFSPLTDSLKQFIDSTQTQVTGTVRVKLYKGNVIVNGRKSPYSLYNEALATYTKEDAFNQEAAVGFIEIFGLPTKVKALLETEGVLK, from the coding sequence ATGTCTAATAAAGTTGTTTTAGCTTATTCAGGTGGTTTAGATACAAGTGTTGCAGTGAAATGGTTGATTGAGAAAGGTTATACAATCGTTGCATGTTGCTTAGACGTTGGTGAAGGTAAAGATTTAGATTTAGTTCAACAAAAGGCTTTAGATATGGGCGCTGAACAGTCATATGTCATTGATGCCACTAAAGAATTTAGTGAAGACTTTGTTGGATATGCAATTAAAGGGAATACAATGTATGAAGGTAGCTATCCTTTAGTATCCGCTTTAAGTAGACCACTTATTTCTAAAAAATTAGTTGAAATTGCATTAAAAGAAGATGCAATTGCGATTGCTCATGGTTGTACTGGTAAAGGAAATGACCAAGTTCGTTTCGAAGTTGCTATTAAGTCACTTGCACCACACATTAAAGTGCTTGCACCTGTTCGTGAATGGTCATGGAGTCGTGAAGAAGAAATTGATTATGCAAAAAAACATAATATCCCTATTCCAATCAATTTAGACTCTCCTTATTCAATTGACCAAAATTTATGGGGTCGTAGTAATGAGTGTGGTATTTTAGAAGATCCTTTCGCTACACCACCAGAAGATGCATACGATTTAACAAATGCACTGGAAAATACACCTGACACAGCTGAAGAATTAGAACTTGAATTTGAAAATGGTTTACCAGTGTCTATTAATAACCAAGCTTATGATTTAGATCAATTGATTTTACATCTTAATGAAGTAGCTGGATTACACGGTATTGGAAGAATCGACCATGTTGAGAATCGTTTAGTTGGTATTAAATCACGTGAAGTTTATGAAACACCAGGTGCTAAAGTCATCATGGAAGCACATAAAGCGTTAGAAACAATTACTTTAACGAAAGATGTGGCACACTTTAAACCAATCATTGAAAAACAATTAGCTGAACAGATTTATAACGGTTTATGGTTCTCTCCTTTAACAGATAGCTTGAAACAATTTATAGATTCAACTCAAACTCAAGTTACTGGTACAGTACGTGTTAAATTATACAAAGGTAATGTTATTGTTAACGGACGTAAATCTCCGTACAGCTTATATAATGAAGCTTTAGCAACATATACTAAAGAAGATGCTTTCAACCAAGAAGCTGCTGTAGGATTTATCGAAATCTTTGGTTTACCTACTAAAGTTAAAGCATTGTTAGAAACTGAAGGTGTTTTAAAATGA
- the lepB gene encoding signal peptidase I — protein sequence MKKEIFEWVIAIAVAVACVLLIQKFLFVTYTVSGDSMYPTLKNNEKVIVNKIGYNVGKIDHGDVIVFHANENDDYVKRVIGMPGDTVKYENDQLYVNGKKVPEEYLKQNKANKSRDLLTENFQVKDLVNSNGVNKIPKDEYLVLGDNREVSKDGRSFGLINRDVIVGEVALRFWPINQFHYNFDPSTN from the coding sequence TTGAAAAAAGAAATATTTGAGTGGGTTATAGCAATCGCTGTTGCCGTTGCTTGTGTACTACTTATACAAAAATTCTTGTTTGTAACTTACACAGTCTCTGGAGATTCAATGTATCCGACATTGAAAAATAATGAAAAAGTAATTGTGAACAAAATCGGATATAACGTAGGAAAAATTGATCATGGTGATGTTATCGTCTTCCATGCAAATGAAAATGATGACTATGTAAAACGTGTGATTGGTATGCCTGGTGACACAGTTAAATATGAAAATGATCAACTGTATGTTAATGGTAAGAAAGTACCAGAAGAATACTTGAAACAAAATAAAGCAAATAAATCTCGTGATTTATTAACTGAGAATTTCCAAGTTAAAGATTTAGTCAACTCTAATGGTGTTAATAAAATTCCAAAAGATGAATACTTAGTACTAGGTGATAACCGTGAAGTAAGTAAAGATGGACGTTCATTTGGTTTAATTAACCGAGATGTAATTGTTGGAGAAGTTGCATTAAGATTCTGGCCAATCAATCAATTCCATTATAATTTTGATCCGTCAACAAATTAA
- the argH gene encoding argininosuccinate lyase translates to MSKKAWGGRFESNPESWVDAFNASIHFDKNLIDQDIQGSIAHATMLAEQQIIEHEEAELIIQGLKDIKKDFENDQLELSESLEDIHLNIEHALIQKIGQVGGKLHTGRSRNDQVATDMHLYTKENVQEIIELVESLQQAIVTIADQHVHTIMPGYTHLQRAQPISFAHHIMTYFWMLERDKSRFNDSIKRIDISPLGAAALSGTTHPIDRHRTQELLEFGSLYENSLDAVSDRDYIVETLHNISLTMVHLSRFSEEIIFWSTDEAKFITLSDSFSTGSSIMPQKKNPDMAELIRGKVGRTTGHLMSMLVTLKGLPLAYNKDMQEDKEGLFDAIHTIKGSLRIFEGMITTMQVNKEHLNETVHKDFSNATELADYLVEQNIPFREAHEIVGKIVLWCIQNNKYLLDVPLEQYQSYNNKIEANVYDYLKPENCLSRRKSYGSTGQESVKHQINVAKQLL, encoded by the coding sequence ATGAGTAAAAAAGCTTGGGGAGGAAGATTCGAATCTAATCCCGAATCATGGGTAGATGCATTCAATGCATCTATCCATTTTGATAAAAATTTAATTGACCAAGATATTCAAGGAAGTATTGCACACGCAACAATGCTTGCTGAACAACAAATAATTGAACATGAAGAAGCCGAATTAATCATACAAGGATTAAAAGACATCAAAAAAGATTTTGAAAATGATCAATTAGAACTTTCAGAATCACTTGAGGATATTCACCTCAATATTGAACATGCATTAATTCAAAAGATTGGCCAAGTTGGAGGCAAATTGCATACTGGTAGAAGTAGAAATGACCAAGTCGCTACGGATATGCATTTATATACAAAAGAAAATGTACAAGAAATCATTGAGCTAGTAGAGTCACTTCAACAAGCAATCGTGACAATCGCAGATCAACATGTGCATACAATTATGCCTGGTTATACACATCTTCAAAGAGCTCAACCTATTTCATTTGCCCATCACATTATGACTTACTTTTGGATGCTTGAAAGAGATAAATCAAGATTTAACGATAGCATTAAACGTATAGATATCAGTCCACTTGGCGCCGCAGCTTTAAGCGGAACAACACATCCAATCGATAGACATCGTACTCAAGAATTACTTGAATTTGGTAGTTTATACGAGAACAGTCTAGATGCAGTTAGCGATCGTGATTATATCGTAGAAACATTGCATAACATTTCATTAACAATGGTTCATCTATCAAGATTTTCTGAAGAAATTATTTTTTGGTCAACAGACGAAGCCAAGTTCATCACTTTATCTGATAGTTTCTCTACAGGCTCATCAATTATGCCTCAAAAGAAAAACCCTGATATGGCAGAGCTAATCAGAGGTAAAGTTGGTAGAACAACTGGACATTTAATGAGTATGTTAGTTACGTTAAAAGGTCTCCCACTTGCTTACAATAAAGATATGCAAGAAGATAAAGAAGGTCTCTTCGATGCTATCCATACAATTAAAGGTTCTTTACGTATTTTTGAAGGTATGATTACAACAATGCAAGTCAATAAAGAACATTTAAATGAAACTGTTCATAAAGACTTTTCAAACGCTACAGAACTAGCCGACTATCTCGTTGAGCAGAATATCCCATTTAGAGAAGCACATGAAATCGTTGGTAAAATAGTACTATGGTGTATTCAAAATAATAAATATTTATTAGACGTACCATTAGAACAATATCAATCTTATAACAATAAAATTGAAGCTAACGTATATGACTATCTCAAACCAGAAAACTGTCTTAGCCGCCGTAAAAGTTACGGTTCAACCGGCCAAGAATCAGTTAAACACCAAATAAACGTAGCTAAACAATTATTATAA